The DNA segment TTTATATGGATATACGCGAGGTTTTAGCTTGATGGTTAATCCAAGAGCATATCTTGCAGAAGCAATTGCAACTTATGGTTTAGTATTCTTTGGCCCACTTTCAGTAATTCTAGCAGTTTCTGCATTTGGGGAAGAATTAACAACACAATCTGTATTGTTCATTTCTCTTGGACACGGTGGTGCCATTGCTTTGATGGTTTATGCATTCGGACACGTATCTGGTGCTCACATAAACCCTGCAGTTACCATTCCTATGATAATTACAAAAAAGATTGGAATCGCTGATGGGATTGGATATATAATTTCACAATTAATTGGCGCAGTTGCAGCAGCAGCTACACTTGCAGCAATATTGCCTGAAGTTGGTGCAAAAGTAAACTTTGCAACACAAGGAGGACCAAGTGATTTAATCAATAACAGCATTGGTTCTGGATTTGCAATTGAAGCAATCTTGACATTCTTCTTAGTTACTGTAATCTTTATGGTGGCAGTTCACAAGAAAGCAACTCCTGGAATTCAAGGACTTGCAATTGGTGGAATGGTTTTCCTTATACATTTAGTTGCTGTACCATTAACTGGTGCATCAGTAAACCCTGCAAGAACATTTGGTCCTGCATTAATCTCTGGATTCTGGGAATTCCATTGGTTGTATTGGGCAGCACCAATCTTGGGCGGAATTATTGCAGGTTTGATAATGAATTATGTCTATACAAAACCCGCAGAAAAAGAAGCATAATACCAACATTTTTAAAAATTTGAACTTTAAATTTCCTAATGACCTCTGCCGAAGATATTTCTAAACTGTTTGATGGTGAATCAAAAAGTCTTGAAAGTTTGTTTGATATGGCAGACTCTAAAACTGATATGAATATTCATGAAATAGTAGAGGTGTATTACCAAGTCATGAATGTCTCTTCTATGGCTACTATGCTAAAGCAACAGGCTGGTTCTGAGCCTAAATTGTTGGAGAAAATTAATGAGACTGAAAAATTTATCTCCCAAAGATTTGATTCTGTCATACATCCTAGAATAATGAGAAAGTTATCTGAATCTATCCAAGAATTGACAAAGAAATTACAATCTGAAAGTTCTGGTCAAAAATCAAAAGAAAAGACCGAACTTGATGCGACTCTCTTTGATGAATTACGTCAAAATATGAGTACTAAGGAATTTGTCGAACAATATGAGAATGGGCTTTCTCATGATTGATCAACTTGGAAAAAACTTAGTTGAACTAAAAAAAGAATTTGTTAGAGTTTATGATGGCAAAAGCCAGATACAAGAAGTTATTCCAAAATCAAAATCAGAATTGTTCCCAATCGACGAATCTCATTTAGAGTTGTTACATGAATTTGCAACAAAAAATCCAATCTATTACAATTCTTTTGAAAAACAAATTGGTTCTGTAAATTGTATTGTGTATGAGGGTGACATTAACAAATACTGGCTAAATAGCATTCAACACGGTTCGAGCAAAGCTCCCTTTTCCCCCACATGGATAATGTCTGGGTATGTTGGCGCATTACTTGCAAAAGAATTGGGGTATTCTGAAGTAATTGATATTGGATCAGGTGATGGTCGCATTGCATTTTGTTCTAAAATTTTAGGTATGGAATCGTACAGTATAGAAATTGATAACATGCTAGTTGATCTGCAAAATATTCTTACACCTATTCTTGATTTTCATCCTTACTGCTCTGACGCAGTTGCATTTGATTATCTCTCTTTGAATTTGACTCGACCAATATTTTTCATTGGAGGTCTTGCACAAATGGGTGGAATTTCTCTTGCATCTGGAGTGTTAAAATCAATCAAATCAATTTCAAACTTAGAGAAAATAACCGGATGGGCGTTTGCTGGAACATTATCTCAAAAATATGCCCCTGATCCAAAAAATGAGGCTGGTTGGGGAACTTTAATTGAAGATAATCATCTCAAATCTATTCGAAGCATTTCATTGCCAACTGCATGGACATTCCATGAGATAGATGAAACACCATACATTTTTGCAGAATCATACTGATAGCAATCCAAATTAAGCGTAAATTTCCCAAACTTTTTGGACTCGTTGCATAGCTTGGATAGTGCGATTGCTTGCGGAGCAATAGGTCGCCGGTTCGAATCCGGTCGGGTCCGCCTTTCTCACGTTCTTTTTAAGTTCCATCATGCAAAAATAGTTCATTTCACTTGAA comes from the Candidatus Nitrosopumilus sediminis genome and includes:
- a CDS encoding MIP/aquaporin family protein — protein: MVNPRAYLAEAIATYGLVFFGPLSVILAVSAFGEELTTQSVLFISLGHGGAIALMVYAFGHVSGAHINPAVTIPMIITKKIGIADGIGYIISQLIGAVAAAATLAAILPEVGAKVNFATQGGPSDLINNSIGSGFAIEAILTFFLVTVIFMVAVHKKATPGIQGLAIGGMVFLIHLVAVPLTGASVNPARTFGPALISGFWEFHWLYWAAPILGGIIAGLIMNYVYTKPAEKEA